In Oceanithermus desulfurans, a single window of DNA contains:
- a CDS encoding YceI family protein, producing MRTKGWWLLLIMAFAPVLAANAYDVSGRIVYEAKGPIGAFKGENTAVSGALSWDPGQQAASGRVCVDLTAWDSGEPLRDKHTRSMFETDVYPEACFELEGVRPAAAADEIVLEGRLTMHGVTLPLEIPGKLVQKPDGRLYFAGYFETRISDWGMKRPSMMGFKVRDLVKVWVYGEGVPR from the coding sequence ATGCGAACGAAAGGATGGTGGCTCCTGCTGATCATGGCCTTCGCGCCGGTGCTGGCGGCGAACGCCTACGACGTCAGCGGCCGCATCGTTTACGAAGCGAAGGGCCCGATCGGCGCCTTCAAGGGGGAAAACACCGCGGTGAGCGGCGCGCTGAGCTGGGACCCCGGGCAGCAGGCCGCCTCGGGCCGCGTCTGCGTGGACCTGACGGCCTGGGACTCGGGCGAACCGCTGCGCGACAAGCACACCCGCAGCATGTTCGAGACCGACGTCTACCCCGAGGCCTGTTTCGAGCTCGAGGGCGTGCGCCCGGCCGCCGCGGCGGACGAGATCGTCCTGGAGGGCCGGCTCACGATGCACGGCGTTACGCTGCCGCTGGAGATCCCCGGAAAGCTGGTGCAAAAGCCGGACGGCCGGCTCTACTTTGCGGGCTACTTCGAGACGCGGATCAGCGACTGGGGAATGAAGCGGCCCAGCATGATGGGCTTCAAGGTGCGGGACCTGGTCAAGGTGTGGGTCTACGGTGAGGGGGTGCCCAGATGA
- a CDS encoding SHOCT domain-containing protein: MMIFFFLLMLVALWALWRISSGGPILEGRKAPSEDALDVLRRRYAAGEIDSATYRQQARDLEV; the protein is encoded by the coding sequence GTGATGATCTTCTTCTTTCTCCTGATGCTGGTGGCGCTGTGGGCGTTGTGGCGCATCAGTTCCGGCGGGCCTATTCTGGAGGGCCGCAAGGCGCCCAGCGAAGACGCCCTGGACGTCCTGCGCCGCCGCTACGCGGCCGGCGAGATCGACAGCGCGACCTACCGTCAGCAGGCGCGCGACCTGGAGGTTTGA
- a CDS encoding cytochrome c3 family protein, protein MRLSRLGWVALLLLLLGLVLAEGGRYLWVTVDPETQALGLSDGSPLPAGLEGRVVPGQFVEVKNGRFEIKKDWRPPLDIEKTFAPKDARRVVFSHERHFAALGAKGAACESCHASLDEAVSWPSRAPDPALEPHAETSQGRFCSSCHDGERTVLDATAKMEGARPPVDARIFTAFGRDGDASCNRCHAPADHGQDFVPWHGEEAEDGRAAANCTDCHRGADAITPEETRQAQAFYHDQMKLLRDPENAQAFNTTLPNNFCAYCHGLDLKAWRGD, encoded by the coding sequence ATGAGGCTTTCGCGCCTGGGCTGGGTCGCGCTGCTGCTGCTGCTGCTCGGCCTGGTGCTGGCCGAGGGCGGGCGCTACCTCTGGGTGACCGTGGATCCCGAGACGCAGGCGCTGGGCCTCTCGGACGGCTCGCCCCTGCCGGCGGGGCTCGAGGGCCGCGTCGTGCCCGGGCAGTTCGTCGAGGTGAAGAACGGCCGCTTCGAGATCAAGAAGGACTGGCGGCCGCCGCTGGACATCGAAAAGACCTTCGCCCCCAAGGACGCGCGCCGCGTCGTCTTCAGCCACGAGCGCCACTTCGCGGCGCTGGGGGCCAAGGGGGCGGCTTGCGAGAGCTGCCACGCCAGCCTGGACGAGGCCGTGAGCTGGCCCAGCCGGGCTCCGGATCCGGCGCTCGAGCCCCACGCCGAGACCTCCCAGGGGCGCTTCTGTTCCAGCTGCCACGACGGGGAGCGGACCGTGCTCGACGCGACCGCTAAGATGGAAGGGGCCCGGCCGCCGGTAGACGCGCGCATCTTCACCGCCTTCGGGCGCGACGGCGACGCGAGCTGCAACCGCTGCCACGCGCCGGCGGACCACGGCCAGGACTTCGTGCCCTGGCACGGCGAGGAGGCCGAGGACGGCCGCGCCGCCGCGAACTGCACCGACTGCCACCGCGGCGCCGACGCGATCACGCCGGAGGAGACCCGGCAGGCACAGGCGTTCTATCATGATCAGATGAAGCTGCTGCGCGACCCCGAGAACGCGCAGGCGTTCAACACGACGCTGCCCAACAACTTCTGCGCCTACTGCCACGGCCTCGACCTCAAGGCCTGGAGGGGGGACTAG
- a CDS encoding DUF302 domain-containing protein, with protein sequence MAAFRKNIQGRFEDVETELVRRLAQRGFGVLSRIAFHEVLEQKIGKKIEPYVRLGVCNPKLAYEALEAERGVGAVLPCAVALRELPEGAVEVAFLRPEEAFVLATGASSPTLERLAQTVEAALREVVEELEVAS encoded by the coding sequence ATGGCAGCGTTTAGAAAAAACATTCAAGGCCGCTTCGAGGACGTCGAGACCGAACTGGTGCGCCGGCTGGCGCAGCGCGGCTTCGGCGTGCTCAGCCGCATCGCGTTCCACGAGGTGCTCGAGCAGAAGATCGGCAAGAAGATCGAACCCTACGTCCGGCTGGGGGTTTGCAACCCCAAGCTGGCCTACGAGGCCCTCGAGGCCGAGCGCGGGGTGGGGGCGGTGCTTCCCTGCGCCGTCGCCCTGCGCGAGCTCCCGGAGGGCGCCGTCGAGGTCGCCTTCCTGCGACCCGAGGAGGCCTTCGTGCTCGCCACCGGGGCGTCGAGCCCGACGCTCGAGCGGCTGGCGCAGACCGTGGAGGCCGCGCTCCGCGAAGTCGTGGAGGAACTGGAGGTGGCGTCGTGA
- a CDS encoding heavy metal translocating P-type ATPase: MSERSITIGIEGMTCASCVTRVERTLAQQPGVRKASVNLATEKATLVLEAGAELEPLLEAVREAGYTPRVETVTIGIEGMTCASCVSRVERALSKLDGVLEATVNLATEKATVRYLPDTVTLARIEAEIREAGYTPVSQEEDEAAPTTDATLTGFVRDLRLATLLTIPLVIISMGPFVVPALGDWMESIAAGQLWRWLEFVLATPVIFYAGRRFFRGGVAELRHKSPGMNTLVMFGTSAAYLYSVLALVAPGLFPEGTAHTYFEAAGVIVTLILLGKYLEAVAKGRTSEAIRKLMELGAKKARVVRDGREVELPIEAVVPGDLIRVRPGERIPTDGEVVEGEGYVDESMLTGEPVPVLKRAGDAVVGGTVNQNGSLLFRATRVGADTVLSQIIRMVEEAQQSKPPVQELADRIAAVFVPIVLVVSVVTFAVWMLVGPEPRLNYAFIASVSVLLIACPCAMGLATPTAIMVASGRGAQMGVLFRKGVAIEGLARIDTVVLDKTGTITKGRPELTDLRTAPGWREDELLTLAAAVEQLSEHPIAQAVRERAEGLTLPEVGDFEAVPGFGARARVAGREVAVGAARYMERLGLDTASFAAEQARLEDAGRTVIYVAVDGEVAGLIAVSDPVKAGSQEAVAALRGEGLHVVMLTGDSERTARAVAREVGIDEVISEVLPADKAQVVRDLQAKGRRVAFVGDGINDAPALAGADVGVAIGTGTDIAVEAGDVVLMQGDLRAVVRARALAKKTLSTIYWNFFWAFGYNTALIPVAAGVFYPFTGLLLQPALAAGAMSLSSILVLTNSLRLRYFQPPQFAGEAAPQVPAPRSGARVLLYTSPGCPDCAAVKAWLEARGVAYEERDLSRPETADEAVRNYGVRVAPITVIDGQAHWGTFAEQRRVLEQRLGAGVPAEAAG; this comes from the coding sequence ATGAGTGAACGAAGCATAACCATTGGCATCGAGGGCATGACCTGCGCGAGTTGCGTGACCCGCGTGGAACGGACCCTGGCGCAGCAGCCCGGCGTGCGCAAGGCCAGCGTCAACCTGGCCACCGAGAAGGCGACGCTGGTCCTGGAGGCGGGGGCCGAGCTCGAGCCGCTGCTCGAGGCGGTGCGCGAGGCGGGGTACACCCCGCGCGTGGAAACCGTGACGATCGGCATTGAGGGCATGACCTGCGCGAGCTGCGTCTCGCGGGTGGAGCGCGCCCTTTCGAAGCTCGACGGCGTGCTCGAGGCCACGGTCAACCTGGCCACCGAGAAGGCCACCGTGCGCTACCTGCCCGACACCGTCACCCTCGCGCGCATCGAGGCCGAGATCCGCGAAGCGGGGTACACCCCGGTGAGCCAGGAGGAGGACGAGGCGGCCCCGACCACGGACGCGACCCTGACCGGTTTCGTGCGCGACCTGCGGCTGGCCACGTTGCTGACCATTCCGCTGGTCATCATCAGCATGGGCCCCTTCGTCGTCCCCGCCTTGGGTGACTGGATGGAGTCGATCGCGGCGGGGCAGCTCTGGCGCTGGCTGGAGTTCGTGCTGGCGACGCCGGTCATCTTCTACGCCGGCCGGCGCTTCTTCCGCGGCGGCGTCGCCGAGCTGCGCCACAAGAGCCCGGGCATGAACACCCTGGTGATGTTCGGTACCTCGGCGGCCTACCTCTACTCGGTGCTGGCGCTGGTCGCCCCGGGGTTGTTCCCCGAGGGCACCGCGCACACCTACTTCGAAGCCGCGGGCGTGATCGTCACGCTGATCCTCCTGGGCAAGTACCTGGAGGCGGTGGCCAAGGGGCGTACCTCGGAGGCCATCCGCAAGCTGATGGAGCTGGGGGCCAAGAAGGCCCGGGTGGTTCGCGACGGCCGAGAGGTCGAGCTGCCCATCGAGGCCGTGGTGCCCGGCGACCTGATCCGGGTGCGGCCGGGCGAGCGCATCCCCACCGACGGTGAAGTGGTCGAGGGTGAGGGGTACGTGGACGAGTCGATGCTCACCGGCGAGCCGGTGCCGGTGCTCAAACGCGCCGGCGACGCGGTGGTGGGCGGAACCGTCAACCAGAACGGCAGCCTCCTCTTCCGGGCGACCCGGGTCGGCGCGGACACCGTGCTCTCGCAGATCATCCGCATGGTCGAGGAGGCCCAGCAGTCCAAGCCGCCGGTGCAGGAGCTCGCCGACCGCATCGCCGCGGTCTTCGTGCCCATCGTCCTCGTCGTCTCGGTCGTCACCTTCGCGGTCTGGATGCTGGTGGGGCCCGAACCCCGGCTCAACTACGCCTTCATCGCTTCGGTGAGCGTGCTGCTCATCGCCTGCCCCTGCGCCATGGGGCTGGCGACGCCCACGGCCATCATGGTGGCCAGCGGCCGCGGCGCGCAGATGGGCGTGCTCTTCCGCAAGGGCGTGGCCATCGAGGGGCTGGCGCGCATCGATACGGTGGTGCTGGACAAGACGGGAACGATCACCAAGGGCCGTCCGGAGCTGACCGACCTGCGCACCGCCCCGGGGTGGCGCGAGGACGAGCTGCTCACCCTGGCGGCCGCGGTGGAGCAGTTGAGCGAACACCCCATCGCCCAGGCGGTCCGCGAGCGCGCCGAAGGCCTGACGCTGCCCGAGGTTGGCGACTTCGAGGCCGTTCCCGGCTTCGGAGCCCGCGCCCGCGTGGCCGGGCGTGAGGTCGCCGTGGGCGCGGCCCGGTACATGGAGCGCCTGGGGTTGGACACCGCGTCCTTCGCGGCGGAGCAGGCCCGGCTCGAGGACGCCGGCCGCACCGTGATCTACGTCGCGGTGGATGGCGAGGTCGCCGGCCTGATCGCGGTTAGCGACCCGGTCAAGGCGGGCAGTCAGGAGGCCGTCGCGGCCCTGCGCGGCGAGGGTCTGCACGTGGTGATGCTGACCGGGGACTCGGAGCGCACCGCCCGCGCGGTGGCCCGCGAGGTCGGCATCGACGAGGTGATCAGCGAGGTGCTGCCCGCCGACAAGGCCCAGGTGGTGCGCGACCTGCAGGCGAAGGGGCGGCGCGTAGCCTTCGTGGGCGACGGGATCAACGACGCCCCGGCGCTGGCGGGGGCCGACGTGGGCGTGGCCATCGGCACCGGCACCGACATCGCCGTCGAGGCCGGCGACGTGGTGCTGATGCAGGGCGACCTGCGCGCCGTGGTGCGCGCGAGGGCGCTCGCGAAAAAGACGCTGTCCACGATCTACTGGAACTTCTTCTGGGCCTTCGGTTACAACACCGCGCTGATCCCGGTCGCCGCGGGGGTCTTCTACCCCTTCACCGGCCTGCTGCTGCAGCCGGCGCTGGCCGCGGGCGCGATGAGCCTCTCGAGCATCCTGGTGCTCACGAACTCGCTGCGCCTCCGCTACTTCCAGCCGCCGCAGTTCGCGGGCGAGGCGGCCCCGCAGGTCCCCGCGCCGCGCAGCGGGGCCCGGGTGCTGCTCTACACCAGCCCCGGCTGCCCCGACTGCGCCGCGGTGAAGGCCTGGCTCGAGGCGCGTGGCGTGGCCTACGAAGAGCGGGACCTGAGCCGCCCCGAGACCGCCGACGAGGCGGTGCGGAACTACGGCGTGCGGGTGGCCCCGATCACCGTGATCGACGGCCAGGCCCACTGGGGCACCTTCGCCGAGCAGCGACGGGTGCTGGAGCAGCGTCTGGGCGCCGGTGTGCCCGCCGAAGCGGCGGGCTGA
- a CDS encoding rhodanese-like domain-containing protein, with product MNRWAVAALVLGVLALAVWVVAGRNTGAAALPEVPAGGYAEISVSTLGKLLETPKEERGFVLLNVHVPYAGEIPGTDLLLPYNRLPEFADRLPQDKTTPIVLYCRSGAMSRMAAKTLVQMGYTRVYDVPGGMNAWRTSGGNLVFKKR from the coding sequence GTGAACCGCTGGGCGGTGGCCGCGCTCGTCCTCGGCGTCCTCGCCCTCGCCGTCTGGGTGGTGGCGGGCCGGAACACCGGCGCGGCGGCCCTTCCCGAGGTGCCGGCGGGCGGCTACGCCGAGATCAGTGTGAGCACCCTCGGCAAGCTGCTGGAGACGCCCAAGGAGGAACGCGGCTTCGTGCTTCTCAACGTGCACGTCCCCTACGCGGGCGAGATTCCGGGCACCGACCTGCTCCTGCCCTACAACCGTCTGCCCGAGTTCGCGGACCGGCTCCCCCAGGACAAGACGACGCCCATCGTGCTCTACTGCCGCAGCGGGGCGATGAGCCGGATGGCCGCGAAGACCCTGGTACAGATGGGGTACACGCGCGTCTACGACGTGCCCGGGGGCATGAACGCCTGGCGCACCAGCGGCGGCAACCTCGTCTTCAAAAAGCGCTGA
- a CDS encoding sensor histidine kinase yields the protein MSLRLRIALGTAAIAAVAAGLHFVVGYLSFSELLREDIQRDLEVWSGAVAGTLVFQQGRPALAGSDWPWVSAGGSLGFRVRKGNVIYIEGGVLPEAADPNWVWTEKPLQDGYVLELVAYVGEYRKALAGQLRAGLVSLPLVVLLASGLGWWLAGRIARPIGQLSEAADALSQMRFPDPVPPPPGDDELSRLARSFNRMVFAVQGALERERAFTRYASHELRTPLATMQAQLEALEAGLTPQERALPETRKAIERMRGILEGLLTLSREPQVTLEPLPAGALLRSLVAGLGKAAERVRLELPDEEVWVVGDEELLKRALGNLIDNALKYSEGPVEVRLTAEGDEAVLSVRDHGDGVTEEQLERLADPFVRFHTRVAGTGLGLSLAKQAVQAMRGRLGFEPARPGLCASLRLPLVEDADA from the coding sequence GTGAGCCTGAGGTTGCGCATCGCCCTGGGCACCGCGGCCATCGCCGCGGTGGCCGCGGGGCTGCACTTCGTGGTCGGTTACCTCAGCTTTTCGGAGCTGCTGCGCGAGGACATTCAGCGCGACCTCGAGGTCTGGTCGGGGGCCGTGGCCGGCACCCTGGTCTTCCAGCAGGGGCGGCCGGCGCTCGCGGGCTCCGACTGGCCCTGGGTGAGCGCCGGCGGCTCGCTGGGGTTCCGGGTGCGCAAGGGCAACGTCATCTACATCGAGGGCGGGGTGCTGCCCGAGGCGGCCGACCCGAACTGGGTCTGGACGGAGAAGCCCCTGCAGGACGGCTACGTACTCGAGCTGGTGGCCTACGTGGGCGAGTACCGCAAGGCGCTGGCGGGGCAGCTGCGGGCGGGCCTGGTGAGCCTGCCGCTCGTCGTCCTGCTAGCCAGCGGCCTGGGCTGGTGGCTCGCGGGGCGGATCGCCCGCCCCATCGGCCAGCTTTCCGAAGCGGCCGACGCCCTCTCGCAGATGCGCTTCCCCGACCCCGTGCCGCCTCCGCCGGGCGACGACGAACTCTCGCGGCTGGCCCGCAGCTTCAACCGCATGGTCTTCGCGGTGCAGGGGGCGCTCGAGCGCGAACGCGCCTTCACCCGCTACGCCTCGCACGAGCTGCGCACCCCGCTGGCCACGATGCAGGCGCAGCTCGAGGCCCTGGAAGCGGGACTCACCCCCCAGGAGCGGGCGCTTCCGGAGACGCGCAAGGCCATCGAGCGGATGCGCGGCATCCTGGAGGGCCTGCTGACGCTCAGCCGCGAGCCCCAGGTGACGCTCGAGCCCCTGCCCGCGGGCGCGCTGCTGCGCTCACTCGTCGCGGGCCTGGGAAAGGCCGCGGAGCGCGTGCGCCTGGAGCTGCCCGACGAGGAGGTCTGGGTGGTGGGCGACGAAGAGCTCCTCAAGCGCGCGCTGGGGAACCTGATCGACAACGCGCTCAAGTACAGCGAAGGGCCGGTGGAGGTGCGCCTGACCGCCGAGGGGGACGAGGCCGTCCTCAGCGTGCGCGATCACGGCGACGGCGTCACCGAGGAGCAGCTCGAGCGGCTGGCCGACCCCTTCGTGCGCTTTCACACCCGCGTCGCGGGGACCGGCCTGGGCCTTTCGCTCGCCAAGCAGGCGGTGCAGGCCATGCGCGGCCGCCTCGGCTTCGAGCCGGCGCGGCCGGGGCTTTGCGCCTCGCTGCGCCTGCCGCTGGTGGAGGACGCCGATGCCTAG
- a CDS encoding PspA/IM30 family protein yields the protein MSLLDRMSRLIRANLNDLLRRAEDPEKVLRQALEDMKSAYRSAKSEVAGVMAEVRGMQREAAGYLEMETVWRDKAKRALAEGQEELAREALKRARQARALADDLNAQAQEQEQIVARLRQRLAALEAKITEARAQLKQLSARQKSVQAAESVRRVSANLEAHPAAEAFAEMAERVAQMEDRHQALLELDGEDELASQLEALADPAVEAELEELKRELEASS from the coding sequence ATGAGCCTGTTGGACCGTATGAGCCGGTTGATCCGCGCCAACCTGAACGACCTGCTGCGCCGGGCCGAAGACCCGGAGAAGGTGCTGCGCCAGGCGCTCGAAGACATGAAGTCGGCCTACCGCTCCGCCAAGAGCGAGGTCGCCGGGGTGATGGCCGAGGTGCGCGGGATGCAGCGCGAGGCCGCCGGCTACCTGGAGATGGAGACGGTCTGGCGCGACAAGGCCAAGCGCGCCCTGGCCGAGGGGCAGGAGGAGCTGGCGCGCGAGGCGCTCAAGCGGGCGCGCCAGGCGCGGGCCCTCGCCGACGACCTGAACGCCCAGGCGCAGGAACAGGAGCAGATCGTGGCGCGCCTGCGGCAGCGGCTGGCGGCGCTGGAGGCCAAGATCACCGAGGCGCGCGCCCAGCTGAAGCAGCTCAGCGCCCGTCAGAAGAGCGTGCAGGCGGCCGAGTCGGTGCGCCGGGTGAGCGCGAACCTGGAGGCCCACCCCGCGGCCGAGGCCTTCGCCGAGATGGCCGAGCGGGTGGCCCAGATGGAGGACCGCCACCAGGCCCTGCTCGAGCTGGACGGCGAGGACGAGCTGGCCTCGCAGCTGGAGGCGCTGGCCGACCCCGCGGTCGAGGCCGAGCTCGAGGAACTGAAGCGTGAGCTGGAGGCGTCGTCGTGA
- a CDS encoding response regulator transcription factor, whose product MRILLVEDEASLREPMAAYVRSMGYDVDEADSIEAAREALYDAEPDLVILDVMLPEGVDAGFEFASELREAGFDGPVLFITARDAVEDRVRGLDLGGDDYLTKPFSLEELAARVRALLRRQGPVRRSFFERGPLRVDYAARKVHWQGREVALSGREFALIELFTLHPDRVYSAEELLERLFPGTDSGLKIVRVYVHRLRTKLGPEVVQTVAGGYRLGLEP is encoded by the coding sequence ATGAGGATCCTGCTGGTCGAGGACGAGGCGTCGCTGCGTGAGCCGATGGCGGCCTACGTGCGCAGCATGGGGTACGACGTCGACGAGGCCGACTCCATCGAGGCGGCCCGCGAGGCGCTCTACGACGCCGAGCCCGACCTGGTGATCCTCGACGTGATGCTGCCGGAGGGCGTGGACGCCGGGTTCGAGTTCGCCAGCGAGCTGCGCGAGGCCGGGTTCGACGGTCCGGTGCTCTTCATCACCGCGCGGGACGCGGTGGAGGACCGGGTGCGCGGCCTCGACCTGGGCGGCGACGACTACCTGACCAAGCCCTTCAGCCTCGAGGAGCTGGCCGCGCGGGTGCGGGCGCTGCTGCGGCGGCAGGGGCCGGTGCGGCGCAGCTTCTTCGAGCGCGGGCCCCTGCGGGTGGACTACGCGGCGCGCAAGGTGCACTGGCAGGGCCGCGAGGTCGCCCTCTCGGGCCGCGAGTTCGCGCTCATCGAGCTCTTCACGCTCCACCCGGACCGGGTCTACAGCGCCGAGGAGCTGCTCGAGCGCCTCTTCCCGGGCACCGACTCGGGGCTCAAGATCGTGCGCGTCTACGTGCACCGGTTGCGCACCAAGCTGGGCCCCGAAGTGGTGCAGACCGTGGCCGGCGGCTACCGGCTGGGGTTGGAACCGTGA
- a CDS encoding peptidase M4: MKKTTYILTAVLGLTALALVFAQGMMGGYGYPQGSGYGYGSGGYGMMGGYGDASPWGGPGYGMGGMMGGYGMGGMMGGVYLPDARPLAEDEAKARLQSFVDRFAPGAKVRDLMAFSQNYYAQIVDESGRGLGEVLVDRYTGAVYPEPGPNMMWNRGPAGWSAPARYDLEAAKQLAADFLNGFLPGARIMEEQAFSGYYTFDFGRDGIEGMLSINAYTGEVWVHSWHGPFLGEDE; encoded by the coding sequence ATGAAAAAAACGACCTACATCCTCACGGCGGTACTCGGACTCACGGCGCTGGCTCTGGTCTTCGCGCAGGGCATGATGGGCGGCTACGGCTACCCCCAGGGTTCGGGCTATGGCTACGGCAGCGGCGGTTACGGCATGATGGGCGGCTACGGCGACGCCTCACCCTGGGGCGGACCCGGCTACGGCATGGGCGGCATGATGGGCGGCTACGGCATGGGCGGCATGATGGGCGGCGTCTACCTGCCCGACGCGCGCCCGCTGGCAGAGGACGAGGCCAAGGCGCGGCTGCAGTCCTTCGTCGACCGCTTCGCCCCGGGGGCGAAGGTCCGCGACCTCATGGCCTTCTCGCAGAACTACTACGCTCAGATCGTTGACGAGAGCGGCCGCGGCCTGGGCGAGGTGCTGGTCGACCGCTACACCGGCGCGGTCTATCCCGAACCCGGCCCCAACATGATGTGGAACCGCGGGCCCGCGGGCTGGAGCGCTCCGGCGCGCTACGACCTGGAAGCGGCGAAGCAGCTGGCCGCGGACTTCCTGAACGGCTTCCTGCCGGGCGCGCGGATCATGGAGGAGCAGGCCTTCTCGGGCTACTACACCTTCGACTTCGGTCGCGACGGCATCGAGGGGATGCTCTCGATCAACGCCTACACGGGCGAGGTCTGGGTGCACAGCTGGCACGGCCCCTTCCTCGGGGAAGACGAGTAA
- a CDS encoding DUF5666 domain-containing protein, translating to MRIKGVQGLLALTTLLVLAACGTQPGANTATSVTLAGVVGGTDTNPTLSGQALDLSSASVTVNGDAAQTSVRPGMFIYAQGVSQGSTVAVQSVDVQIEVKGPIESVDVAASQLTLVGQTVSVDALTRIYEENPDDTYTTLALADLQAGDYVEVSGTRQADGSVLATRIERKLVTSGDPEYGQVEVKGTATNLDTTAMTFDLGGYTVDYSGATVEGTPAEGAFVEVKGQIDAATMTIAASKVEFKTADHGSDHDGEQAEFYGPVVNLDEAAMTFELAGFTVDYSGATVEGTLVEGAYVEVKGTFDASDATLVHAVKVEVKYEHGGEGSSYGEVKGPVETIDTAAMQITVAGQTFWADANTIVKQDDPDGPLSFDQIQTGDWVEVKYSDATDADGNNYATKIEVGGGMDGEGHDAYHELEGPATGVDAALMTFQLGSYTVVVSDATVYEVFDAYVSAADFWAQLSEGDRVEVKGNVNESGNFLAAKIERSN from the coding sequence ATGAGGATCAAAGGAGTACAAGGTTTACTCGCACTCACCACGTTGTTGGTGCTCGCCGCCTGCGGCACCCAGCCCGGCGCGAACACCGCCACGTCGGTCACGCTCGCGGGTGTGGTGGGCGGCACGGACACGAACCCCACGCTCTCGGGCCAGGCGCTCGACCTGTCGTCGGCCAGCGTGACCGTCAACGGCGACGCCGCCCAGACGAGCGTGCGGCCCGGCATGTTCATCTACGCCCAGGGCGTGAGCCAGGGCAGCACCGTAGCGGTGCAGTCGGTGGACGTCCAGATCGAGGTCAAGGGTCCGATCGAGAGCGTCGACGTCGCCGCTTCCCAGCTCACCCTGGTGGGGCAGACCGTTAGCGTGGACGCGCTCACCCGCATCTACGAAGAAAACCCCGACGACACCTACACCACGCTGGCCCTCGCCGACCTGCAGGCCGGCGACTACGTCGAGGTTTCGGGCACCCGCCAGGCCGACGGCTCGGTGCTGGCCACCCGCATCGAGCGCAAGCTGGTGACCTCCGGCGATCCCGAGTACGGCCAGGTGGAGGTTAAGGGCACCGCGACCAACCTGGATACGACCGCGATGACCTTCGACCTCGGGGGCTACACCGTGGACTACAGCGGCGCCACCGTCGAGGGCACCCCGGCCGAGGGCGCCTTCGTTGAGGTCAAGGGCCAGATCGATGCCGCGACGATGACGATCGCCGCCAGCAAGGTCGAGTTCAAGACGGCCGACCACGGCTCCGATCACGACGGGGAGCAGGCCGAGTTCTACGGCCCGGTGGTGAACCTCGACGAGGCCGCGATGACCTTCGAGCTGGCCGGCTTCACCGTCGACTACAGCGGCGCCACCGTCGAGGGCACCCTCGTGGAGGGGGCCTACGTCGAGGTGAAGGGCACCTTCGACGCCAGCGACGCCACCCTGGTGCACGCGGTCAAGGTGGAGGTGAAGTACGAACACGGTGGCGAAGGTTCCAGCTACGGCGAGGTCAAGGGTCCGGTCGAGACCATCGACACGGCCGCGATGCAGATCACCGTGGCGGGCCAGACCTTCTGGGCCGACGCGAACACCATCGTCAAGCAGGACGACCCCGACGGCCCGCTCAGCTTCGACCAGATTCAGACCGGCGACTGGGTCGAGGTGAAGTACAGTGACGCCACCGACGCCGACGGTAACAACTACGCCACCAAGATCGAGGTGGGGGGCGGCATGGACGGCGAGGGCCACGACGCCTACCACGAACTCGAAGGTCCGGCCACCGGCGTGGACGCCGCTCTGATGACCTTCCAGCTCGGTAGTTACACCGTGGTCGTCAGCGACGCCACCGTCTACGAGGTTTTCGACGCCTACGTCTCCGCCGCCGACTTCTGGGCCCAGCTCAGCGAGGGCGACCGGGTCGAGGTGAAGGGGAACGTCAACGAGAGCGGCAACTTCCTGGCCGCCAAGATCGAGCGCAGCAACTGA
- a CDS encoding DOMON domain-containing protein, with translation MKRLLGIVLLLGLVSAASAPKVDGIVADGEYAQFLQTDTGMRLYWSVVDGVFYAALSAPSTGWLGLGFESIEGPGAGEPGHAHPAMLESDLWMLAVVDGKVVVEDGYVPEPGKPAADTALGGTSDFLSAAGREVGGVTYVEWSRKLTTGDRFDVDLAKGLGHEIGIMLAYNPMSDDFTEYHGMKSRDELEIELNEGGMR, from the coding sequence ATGAAGCGCCTGCTGGGGATCGTTCTGCTGCTGGGCCTGGTCTCGGCGGCCTCCGCCCCCAAGGTCGACGGCATCGTGGCCGACGGGGAGTACGCGCAGTTCCTGCAGACCGACACCGGCATGCGGCTGTACTGGTCGGTGGTGGACGGCGTCTTCTACGCCGCGCTGAGCGCGCCCAGCACCGGCTGGCTGGGGCTCGGCTTCGAGAGCATCGAAGGCCCGGGCGCCGGTGAACCGGGGCACGCCCACCCCGCCATGCTCGAGTCCGACCTCTGGATGCTGGCCGTGGTGGACGGCAAGGTCGTGGTCGAAGACGGCTACGTTCCCGAACCCGGCAAGCCCGCCGCCGACACCGCACTGGGGGGTACGAGCGACTTCCTGAGCGCCGCCGGCCGCGAGGTGGGCGGGGTGACCTACGTCGAGTGGAGCCGCAAGCTGACGACGGGCGACCGCTTCGACGTCGACCTGGCCAAGGGGCTGGGCCACGAGATCGGAATCATGCTCGCCTACAACCCCATGAGCGACGACTTTACGGAATACCACGGCATGAAGAGCCGCGACGAGCTGGAGATCGAACTGAACGAAGGAGGTATGCGATGA